A single Glycine soja cultivar W05 chromosome 14, ASM419377v2, whole genome shotgun sequence DNA region contains:
- the LOC114385474 gene encoding small glutamine-rich tetratricopeptide repeat-containing protein-like isoform X3 yields the protein MAHNHIATDSPLSRRIVRAFLYFLNSGIVEPGPGVDAEGIEVARECLAEAFKLNSSPVAGDDVKSDSLIDIFKSLEANKQCETSKSDVGPLPDSADASSSFLGENPARGKNHSEASKSTDEDSTQGPHAFVSKDELCGQFFAALEKNHYFWSNTDGSDDPGQLEKASCLFDEACMEMERCDCHQFSLKNLAESLKTLGNKAMQSKKYSDAIELYNCAIAVHEKSAVYYCNRAAAYTQINKYTEAIQDCLRSIEIDPNYTKAYSRLGLVYYAQGNYRDAIHKGFRKALQLDPNNESVKENIRVAERKLLEEQHRAYPNQNTRSSQEFPNQSAQGGSRSHGEPPPFSSMPFNPRDIASMFMNFTNATNAQQQGSHSQERQEDSNGSGASEPEIRIGGNISVNMEDMPEDITGAFQSMMEMLSGAAPPGQPQDQMNGRAAPN from the exons ATGGCTCACAATCACATCGCCACCGATTCACCTCTCTCTCGGCGCATAGTTCGTGCCTTCCTCTACTTCCTCAACTCTG GAATAGTTGAACCGGGTCCTGGGGTTGATGCTGAGGGCATTGAGGTTGCTAGGGAGTGTTTGGCAGAGGCTTTTAAGCTTAATTCATCTCCTGTGGCTGGTGATGATGTGAAATCTGATTCATTGATTGACATATTCAAGTCTCTTGAAGCTAACAAGCAATGTGAAACTAGTAAGTCAGACGTTGGTCCACTGCCGGATTCTGCGGATGCTTCAAGTTCATTCTTGGGTGAGAATCCTGCTCGTGGGAAGAATCATTCTGAGGCGTCGAAATCTACG GATGAAGATTCAACACAAGGCCCTCATGCTTTTG TATCTAAAGATGAACTGTGCGGACAATTCTTTGCTGCTCTGGAGAAAAATCACTATTTTTGGAGCAATACTGATGGGAGTGATGATCCTGGGCAACTGGAGAAAGCTAGTTGTTTATTCGATGAGGCTTGTATG GAAATGGAAAGATGTGATTGTCACCAATTTAGTTTGAAGAATTTGGCTGAATCACTAAAAACACTAG GTAACAAGGCAATGCAATCTAAGAAATACTCTGATGCAATTGAGTTGTATAATTGTGCCATTGCAGTCCATGAAAAGAGTGCTGTTTACTACTGCAACAG GGCAGCTGCTTACACTCAGATTAACAAATATACAGAAGCAATCCAAGATTGTCTTAGATCCATTGAGATTGATCCAAACTATACCAAGGCATACAGTCGTCTGGGTTTGGTTTATTATGCACAAGGAAATTACAGAGATGCTATTCATAAAGGCTTTAGAAAAG CCTTGCAGTTGGATCCCAATAATGAGTCTGTCAAAGAAAATATACGG GTGGCTGAGCGTAAATTACTAGAAGAGCAACACCGTGCATATCCCAACCAG AATACAAGATCATCTCAAGAATTCCCAAACCAATCTGCACAAGGAGGATCAAGAAGCCATGGCGAGCCACCTCCATTTTCCTCTATGCCGTTTAACCCCCGTGATATTGCAAGCATGTTCATGAACTTCACGAACGCTACAAATGCACAGCAGCAGGGGTCACATTCTCAGGAAAGGCAAGAAGATAGCAATGGTAGTGGAGCTAGTGAGCCTGAAATAAGAATTGGGGGAAATATTAGTGTAAACATGGAGGACATGCCAGAGGATATAACAGGGGCCTTTCAATCTATGATGGAAATGTTATCTGGGGCTGCACCCCCCGGGCAACCGCAAGATCAAATGAATGGAAGAGCAGCACCAAACTAA
- the LOC114385474 gene encoding small glutamine-rich tetratricopeptide repeat-containing protein-like isoform X1, whose translation MAHNHIATDSPLSRRIVRAFLYFLNSGIVEPGPGVDAEGIEVARECLAEAFKLNSSPVAGDDVKSDSLIDIFKSLEANKQCETSKSDVGPLPDSADASSSFLGENPARGKNHSEASKSTDEDSTQGPHAFVSKDELCGQFFAALEKNHYFWSNTDGSDDPGQLEKASCLFDEACMEMERCDCHQFSLKNLAESLKTLGNKAMQSKKYSDAIELYNCAIAVHEKSAVYYCNRAAAYTQINKYTEAIQDCLRSIEIDPNYTKAYSRLGLVYYAQGNYRDAIHKGFRKALQLDPNNESVKENIRVAERKLLEEQHRAYPNQLNIFFLFHSLKNTRSSQEFPNQSAQGGSRSHGEPPPFSSMPFNPRDIASMFMNFTNATNAQQQGSHSQERQEDSNGSGASEPEIRIGGNISVNMEDMPEDITGAFQSMMEMLSGAAPPGQPQDQMNGRAAPN comes from the exons ATGGCTCACAATCACATCGCCACCGATTCACCTCTCTCTCGGCGCATAGTTCGTGCCTTCCTCTACTTCCTCAACTCTG GAATAGTTGAACCGGGTCCTGGGGTTGATGCTGAGGGCATTGAGGTTGCTAGGGAGTGTTTGGCAGAGGCTTTTAAGCTTAATTCATCTCCTGTGGCTGGTGATGATGTGAAATCTGATTCATTGATTGACATATTCAAGTCTCTTGAAGCTAACAAGCAATGTGAAACTAGTAAGTCAGACGTTGGTCCACTGCCGGATTCTGCGGATGCTTCAAGTTCATTCTTGGGTGAGAATCCTGCTCGTGGGAAGAATCATTCTGAGGCGTCGAAATCTACG GATGAAGATTCAACACAAGGCCCTCATGCTTTTG TATCTAAAGATGAACTGTGCGGACAATTCTTTGCTGCTCTGGAGAAAAATCACTATTTTTGGAGCAATACTGATGGGAGTGATGATCCTGGGCAACTGGAGAAAGCTAGTTGTTTATTCGATGAGGCTTGTATG GAAATGGAAAGATGTGATTGTCACCAATTTAGTTTGAAGAATTTGGCTGAATCACTAAAAACACTAG GTAACAAGGCAATGCAATCTAAGAAATACTCTGATGCAATTGAGTTGTATAATTGTGCCATTGCAGTCCATGAAAAGAGTGCTGTTTACTACTGCAACAG GGCAGCTGCTTACACTCAGATTAACAAATATACAGAAGCAATCCAAGATTGTCTTAGATCCATTGAGATTGATCCAAACTATACCAAGGCATACAGTCGTCTGGGTTTGGTTTATTATGCACAAGGAAATTACAGAGATGCTATTCATAAAGGCTTTAGAAAAG CCTTGCAGTTGGATCCCAATAATGAGTCTGTCAAAGAAAATATACGG GTGGCTGAGCGTAAATTACTAGAAGAGCAACACCGTGCATATCCCAACCAG ctaaacatttttttcctctttcattCTCTAAAGAATACAAGATCATCTCAAGAATTCCCAAACCAATCTGCACAAGGAGGATCAAGAAGCCATGGCGAGCCACCTCCATTTTCCTCTATGCCGTTTAACCCCCGTGATATTGCAAGCATGTTCATGAACTTCACGAACGCTACAAATGCACAGCAGCAGGGGTCACATTCTCAGGAAAGGCAAGAAGATAGCAATGGTAGTGGAGCTAGTGAGCCTGAAATAAGAATTGGGGGAAATATTAGTGTAAACATGGAGGACATGCCAGAGGATATAACAGGGGCCTTTCAATCTATGATGGAAATGTTATCTGGGGCTGCACCCCCCGGGCAACCGCAAGATCAAATGAATGGAAGAGCAGCACCAAACTAA
- the LOC114385474 gene encoding small glutamine-rich tetratricopeptide repeat-containing protein-like isoform X4, which translates to MAHNHIATDSPLSRRIVRAFLYFLNSVEPGPGVDAEGIEVARECLAEAFKLNSSPVAGDDVKSDSLIDIFKSLEANKQCETSKSDVGPLPDSADASSSFLGENPARGKNHSEASKSTDEDSTQGPHAFVSKDELCGQFFAALEKNHYFWSNTDGSDDPGQLEKASCLFDEACMEMERCDCHQFSLKNLAESLKTLGNKAMQSKKYSDAIELYNCAIAVHEKSAVYYCNRAAAYTQINKYTEAIQDCLRSIEIDPNYTKAYSRLGLVYYAQGNYRDAIHKGFRKALQLDPNNESVKENIRVAERKLLEEQHRAYPNQNTRSSQEFPNQSAQGGSRSHGEPPPFSSMPFNPRDIASMFMNFTNATNAQQQGSHSQERQEDSNGSGASEPEIRIGGNISVNMEDMPEDITGAFQSMMEMLSGAAPPGQPQDQMNGRAAPN; encoded by the exons ATGGCTCACAATCACATCGCCACCGATTCACCTCTCTCTCGGCGCATAGTTCGTGCCTTCCTCTACTTCCTCAACTCTG TTGAACCGGGTCCTGGGGTTGATGCTGAGGGCATTGAGGTTGCTAGGGAGTGTTTGGCAGAGGCTTTTAAGCTTAATTCATCTCCTGTGGCTGGTGATGATGTGAAATCTGATTCATTGATTGACATATTCAAGTCTCTTGAAGCTAACAAGCAATGTGAAACTAGTAAGTCAGACGTTGGTCCACTGCCGGATTCTGCGGATGCTTCAAGTTCATTCTTGGGTGAGAATCCTGCTCGTGGGAAGAATCATTCTGAGGCGTCGAAATCTACG GATGAAGATTCAACACAAGGCCCTCATGCTTTTG TATCTAAAGATGAACTGTGCGGACAATTCTTTGCTGCTCTGGAGAAAAATCACTATTTTTGGAGCAATACTGATGGGAGTGATGATCCTGGGCAACTGGAGAAAGCTAGTTGTTTATTCGATGAGGCTTGTATG GAAATGGAAAGATGTGATTGTCACCAATTTAGTTTGAAGAATTTGGCTGAATCACTAAAAACACTAG GTAACAAGGCAATGCAATCTAAGAAATACTCTGATGCAATTGAGTTGTATAATTGTGCCATTGCAGTCCATGAAAAGAGTGCTGTTTACTACTGCAACAG GGCAGCTGCTTACACTCAGATTAACAAATATACAGAAGCAATCCAAGATTGTCTTAGATCCATTGAGATTGATCCAAACTATACCAAGGCATACAGTCGTCTGGGTTTGGTTTATTATGCACAAGGAAATTACAGAGATGCTATTCATAAAGGCTTTAGAAAAG CCTTGCAGTTGGATCCCAATAATGAGTCTGTCAAAGAAAATATACGG GTGGCTGAGCGTAAATTACTAGAAGAGCAACACCGTGCATATCCCAACCAG AATACAAGATCATCTCAAGAATTCCCAAACCAATCTGCACAAGGAGGATCAAGAAGCCATGGCGAGCCACCTCCATTTTCCTCTATGCCGTTTAACCCCCGTGATATTGCAAGCATGTTCATGAACTTCACGAACGCTACAAATGCACAGCAGCAGGGGTCACATTCTCAGGAAAGGCAAGAAGATAGCAATGGTAGTGGAGCTAGTGAGCCTGAAATAAGAATTGGGGGAAATATTAGTGTAAACATGGAGGACATGCCAGAGGATATAACAGGGGCCTTTCAATCTATGATGGAAATGTTATCTGGGGCTGCACCCCCCGGGCAACCGCAAGATCAAATGAATGGAAGAGCAGCACCAAACTAA
- the LOC114385474 gene encoding small glutamine-rich tetratricopeptide repeat-containing protein-like isoform X2 has translation MAHNHIATDSPLSRRIVRAFLYFLNSVEPGPGVDAEGIEVARECLAEAFKLNSSPVAGDDVKSDSLIDIFKSLEANKQCETSKSDVGPLPDSADASSSFLGENPARGKNHSEASKSTDEDSTQGPHAFVSKDELCGQFFAALEKNHYFWSNTDGSDDPGQLEKASCLFDEACMEMERCDCHQFSLKNLAESLKTLGNKAMQSKKYSDAIELYNCAIAVHEKSAVYYCNRAAAYTQINKYTEAIQDCLRSIEIDPNYTKAYSRLGLVYYAQGNYRDAIHKGFRKALQLDPNNESVKENIRVAERKLLEEQHRAYPNQLNIFFLFHSLKNTRSSQEFPNQSAQGGSRSHGEPPPFSSMPFNPRDIASMFMNFTNATNAQQQGSHSQERQEDSNGSGASEPEIRIGGNISVNMEDMPEDITGAFQSMMEMLSGAAPPGQPQDQMNGRAAPN, from the exons ATGGCTCACAATCACATCGCCACCGATTCACCTCTCTCTCGGCGCATAGTTCGTGCCTTCCTCTACTTCCTCAACTCTG TTGAACCGGGTCCTGGGGTTGATGCTGAGGGCATTGAGGTTGCTAGGGAGTGTTTGGCAGAGGCTTTTAAGCTTAATTCATCTCCTGTGGCTGGTGATGATGTGAAATCTGATTCATTGATTGACATATTCAAGTCTCTTGAAGCTAACAAGCAATGTGAAACTAGTAAGTCAGACGTTGGTCCACTGCCGGATTCTGCGGATGCTTCAAGTTCATTCTTGGGTGAGAATCCTGCTCGTGGGAAGAATCATTCTGAGGCGTCGAAATCTACG GATGAAGATTCAACACAAGGCCCTCATGCTTTTG TATCTAAAGATGAACTGTGCGGACAATTCTTTGCTGCTCTGGAGAAAAATCACTATTTTTGGAGCAATACTGATGGGAGTGATGATCCTGGGCAACTGGAGAAAGCTAGTTGTTTATTCGATGAGGCTTGTATG GAAATGGAAAGATGTGATTGTCACCAATTTAGTTTGAAGAATTTGGCTGAATCACTAAAAACACTAG GTAACAAGGCAATGCAATCTAAGAAATACTCTGATGCAATTGAGTTGTATAATTGTGCCATTGCAGTCCATGAAAAGAGTGCTGTTTACTACTGCAACAG GGCAGCTGCTTACACTCAGATTAACAAATATACAGAAGCAATCCAAGATTGTCTTAGATCCATTGAGATTGATCCAAACTATACCAAGGCATACAGTCGTCTGGGTTTGGTTTATTATGCACAAGGAAATTACAGAGATGCTATTCATAAAGGCTTTAGAAAAG CCTTGCAGTTGGATCCCAATAATGAGTCTGTCAAAGAAAATATACGG GTGGCTGAGCGTAAATTACTAGAAGAGCAACACCGTGCATATCCCAACCAG ctaaacatttttttcctctttcattCTCTAAAGAATACAAGATCATCTCAAGAATTCCCAAACCAATCTGCACAAGGAGGATCAAGAAGCCATGGCGAGCCACCTCCATTTTCCTCTATGCCGTTTAACCCCCGTGATATTGCAAGCATGTTCATGAACTTCACGAACGCTACAAATGCACAGCAGCAGGGGTCACATTCTCAGGAAAGGCAAGAAGATAGCAATGGTAGTGGAGCTAGTGAGCCTGAAATAAGAATTGGGGGAAATATTAGTGTAAACATGGAGGACATGCCAGAGGATATAACAGGGGCCTTTCAATCTATGATGGAAATGTTATCTGGGGCTGCACCCCCCGGGCAACCGCAAGATCAAATGAATGGAAGAGCAGCACCAAACTAA
- the LOC114385474 gene encoding small glutamine-rich tetratricopeptide repeat-containing protein alpha-like isoform X5, protein MAHNHIATDSPLSRRIVRAFLYFLNSGIVEPGPGVDAEGIEVARECLAEAFKLNSSPVAGDDVKSDSLIDIFKSLEANKQCETSKSDVGPLPDSADASSSFLGENPARGKNHSEASKSTYLKMNCADNSLLLWRKITIFGAILMGVMILGNWRKLVVYSMRLVWAAAYTQINKYTEAIQDCLRSIEIDPNYTKAYSRLGLVYYAQGNYRDAIHKGFRKALQLDPNNESVKENIRVAERKLLEEQHRAYPNQLNIFFLFHSLKNTRSSQEFPNQSAQGGSRSHGEPPPFSSMPFNPRDIASMFMNFTNATNAQQQGSHSQERQEDSNGSGASEPEIRIGGNISVNMEDMPEDITGAFQSMMEMLSGAAPPGQPQDQMNGRAAPN, encoded by the exons ATGGCTCACAATCACATCGCCACCGATTCACCTCTCTCTCGGCGCATAGTTCGTGCCTTCCTCTACTTCCTCAACTCTG GAATAGTTGAACCGGGTCCTGGGGTTGATGCTGAGGGCATTGAGGTTGCTAGGGAGTGTTTGGCAGAGGCTTTTAAGCTTAATTCATCTCCTGTGGCTGGTGATGATGTGAAATCTGATTCATTGATTGACATATTCAAGTCTCTTGAAGCTAACAAGCAATGTGAAACTAGTAAGTCAGACGTTGGTCCACTGCCGGATTCTGCGGATGCTTCAAGTTCATTCTTGGGTGAGAATCCTGCTCGTGGGAAGAATCATTCTGAGGCGTCGAAATCTACG TATCTAAAGATGAACTGTGCGGACAATTCTTTGCTGCTCTGGAGAAAAATCACTATTTTTGGAGCAATACTGATGGGAGTGATGATCCTGGGCAACTGGAGAAAGCTAGTTGTTTATTCGATGAGGCTTGTATG GGCAGCTGCTTACACTCAGATTAACAAATATACAGAAGCAATCCAAGATTGTCTTAGATCCATTGAGATTGATCCAAACTATACCAAGGCATACAGTCGTCTGGGTTTGGTTTATTATGCACAAGGAAATTACAGAGATGCTATTCATAAAGGCTTTAGAAAAG CCTTGCAGTTGGATCCCAATAATGAGTCTGTCAAAGAAAATATACGG GTGGCTGAGCGTAAATTACTAGAAGAGCAACACCGTGCATATCCCAACCAG ctaaacatttttttcctctttcattCTCTAAAGAATACAAGATCATCTCAAGAATTCCCAAACCAATCTGCACAAGGAGGATCAAGAAGCCATGGCGAGCCACCTCCATTTTCCTCTATGCCGTTTAACCCCCGTGATATTGCAAGCATGTTCATGAACTTCACGAACGCTACAAATGCACAGCAGCAGGGGTCACATTCTCAGGAAAGGCAAGAAGATAGCAATGGTAGTGGAGCTAGTGAGCCTGAAATAAGAATTGGGGGAAATATTAGTGTAAACATGGAGGACATGCCAGAGGATATAACAGGGGCCTTTCAATCTATGATGGAAATGTTATCTGGGGCTGCACCCCCCGGGCAACCGCAAGATCAAATGAATGGAAGAGCAGCACCAAACTAA
- the LOC114383966 gene encoding long chain acyl-CoA synthetase 9, chloroplastic-like, producing the protein MSPYIFGVVVPLLVTLLVRNNNSKKPKRGVSVDVGGEPGLAIRNRRFESPVQSAWEGVATLAELFEEACKTHAQRLLVDTRGVLLREVETGHDGRSFEKLHLGDYGWLSYDRVFDVVSGFASGLTYIGHVREERAAIFADTRQEWFMALQSTIQDLLVQQGLDQALGDERPTSINEIEWTKIQRRAVSTIRLALAPMIKHVLKETNPKVLWEKLGNIYALKSLTNCLCLKMKLYQLKVQMGGDLLDQINKFN; encoded by the exons ATGAGCCCCTACATTTTCGGAGTCGTCGTCCCACTCCTCGTCACTCTCCTGGTCCGCAACAACAATTCCAAGAAACCGAAACGCGGCGTTTCGGTCGATGTGGGAGGCGAACCCGGTCTAGCAATACGGAACCGCCGGTTCGAGTCGCCGGTCCAGAGCGCGTGGGAGGGGGTCGCCACGCTGGCGGAGCTCTTCGAAGAAGCGTGCAAGACGCACGCGCAGAGGCTTTTGGTTGACACGCGTGGGGTACTGCTGAGGGAAGTGGAGACCGGTCACGACGGCAGGTCGTTTGAGAAGCTGCACTTGGGGGACTACGGGTGGCTATCGTACGACAGAGTGTTCGATGTCGTTTCGGGGTTTGCGTCGGGGCTGACTTACATCGGGCATGTGAGGGAAGAACGCGCTGCGATCTTCGCCGACACGCGCCAAGAGTGGTTCATGGCGCTCCAG aGTACTATTCAAGACCTTTTGGTGCAACAAGGTCTTGATCAGGCGTTAGGAGATGAAAGACCGACTTCTATAAATGAAATTGAGTGGACTAAGATCCAAAGGAGGGCTGTGAGCACAATTCGGTTAGCCCTTGCTCCTATGATAAAACACGTGTTGAAGGAGACAAACCCGAAGGTCTTGTGGGAGAAGCTTGGAAATATCTATGCATTAAAGTCGCTAACCAATTGCCTTTGTTTGAAGATGAAGTTGTATCAACTCAAAGTGCAGATGGGAGGAGATCTTCTTGATCAAATCAACAAGTTTAACTAG